A genomic segment from Kiritimatiellia bacterium encodes:
- a CDS encoding arylsulfatase yields the protein MKSAGILGALLAALGAIAAPRPNVVIILTDDLGYGDLGCHGNPMIRTPNLDRLHAESVRFTDFHVDPTCSPTRAALMTGRYSTRVGVWHTVMGRSLMFRDETTIAEVFAAHGYRTACIGKWHLGDNYPMRPQDRGFHETLIHGGGGIGQTPDWWGNDYVDDHYLHNGEWRAFRGYCTDVFFDAAIAFIERHRDRPFFLYLAPNVPHSPYRAPEAYRRACADRGVPPPMDAFYGMIEHLDEAIGRLRERLRSLGVADNTILMFLSDNGTAAGMRHGSGRPGEWTGFNAGMRGQKGSAYEGGHRVPCFLHWPAGGLAGGRDVRQLAAHFDLLPTLVELCGLSWSSPRPLDGRSLVPLLRGREAEWPDRTLFVHVQREEIPPKWRASAVMTQRWRLVDGRELYDITADAAQQRDVAAQYPAVVDELRARYEAWWATLEPVFDRYACIVVGADTENPCRLTCMDWHAPSLDEVPWDQSQVARLPRANGWWMIEVARAGRYRVTLRHQPATAPRRLEARVARVRAGAIEASRQVPDGADAVAFELDLPAGQMRLQTWLEDPASGASRGAFFVDVERLNDGR from the coding sequence ATGAAGTCGGCCGGCATTCTCGGCGCGCTGCTCGCGGCGCTCGGTGCCATCGCCGCGCCCCGCCCAAACGTCGTGATCATCCTCACCGACGACCTGGGCTATGGCGATCTGGGCTGCCATGGGAATCCGATGATCCGCACTCCGAACCTCGACCGACTCCACGCCGAGAGCGTCCGGTTCACCGACTTCCACGTGGATCCGACCTGCTCCCCCACCCGCGCGGCGCTGATGACCGGCCGCTACTCCACGCGCGTCGGCGTCTGGCACACTGTGATGGGCCGATCACTGATGTTCCGCGACGAGACGACGATCGCGGAGGTCTTCGCCGCGCACGGCTACCGGACCGCCTGCATCGGAAAGTGGCACCTTGGCGACAACTACCCCATGCGCCCGCAGGATCGCGGCTTTCACGAGACGCTGATCCACGGCGGCGGAGGCATTGGCCAGACGCCGGACTGGTGGGGCAACGATTACGTCGACGACCACTACCTGCACAACGGCGAGTGGCGTGCGTTCAGAGGCTACTGCACGGACGTGTTCTTCGATGCGGCGATCGCCTTTATAGAGCGCCACCGCGACCGGCCGTTTTTCCTCTATCTGGCGCCAAACGTACCGCACTCGCCGTACCGCGCACCGGAGGCTTACCGGCGCGCCTGTGCAGATCGCGGCGTGCCACCGCCGATGGACGCCTTTTACGGCATGATCGAGCATCTCGACGAGGCGATCGGCCGGCTGCGCGAGCGTCTCCGCTCGCTGGGTGTTGCGGACAACACGATCCTGATGTTTCTGAGCGACAACGGCACTGCGGCGGGGATGCGACACGGGTCAGGTCGACCCGGCGAGTGGACCGGCTTCAACGCCGGCATGCGCGGCCAGAAGGGCAGCGCCTACGAGGGCGGCCACCGCGTGCCGTGTTTTCTGCACTGGCCCGCGGGCGGCCTCGCGGGCGGGCGGGACGTGCGCCAGTTGGCGGCGCACTTCGACTTGCTGCCGACCCTGGTCGAGCTGTGCGGTTTGAGCTGGTCGTCGCCCCGACCGCTGGATGGCCGCAGTCTGGTGCCACTGCTGCGCGGTCGGGAGGCGGAGTGGCCGGACCGAACACTCTTTGTGCACGTGCAGCGGGAGGAGATTCCGCCAAAATGGCGGGCGAGCGCGGTGATGACGCAGCGCTGGCGACTGGTGGACGGTCGAGAGCTTTACGACATCACCGCCGACGCCGCCCAGCAGCGCGACGTCGCGGCGCAATATCCGGCAGTCGTCGACGAGCTTCGGGCGCGGTACGAGGCGTGGTGGGCAACACTGGAGCCGGTGTTCGACCGCTATGCGTGCATCGTCGTCGGTGCTGACACGGAAAACCCCTGCCGCCTGACCTGCATGGATTGGCACGCGCCCAGCCTCGACGAGGTGCCTTGGGATCAGTCCCAAGTTGCGCGGCTGCCGCGCGCGAACGGGTGGTGGATGATCGAGGTCGCGCGGGCCGGCCGCTATCGTGTGACGCTGCGACATCAGCCCGCGACGGCACCCCGGCGGCTGGAGGCGCGCGTCGCGAGGGTGCGAGCGGGGGCGATCGAGGCGTCCCGGCAGGTTCCGGACGGTGCTGACGCGGTCGCGTTTGAGCTGGACCTCCCCGCCGGCCAGATGCGGCTACAGACCTGGCTGGAGGATCCTGCCAGCGGCGCTTCGCGCGGCGCGTTCTTCGTGGATGTGGAGCGACTGAACGACGGCCGATGA
- a CDS encoding prenyltransferase gives MKGRPGWVMRLWVACRPWSAPISTIPVLLGVAGAVVVAGAPMRWGRLVLTLLGSWFAHASANLWSDLADFRRGLDRVALPVSGALVRGWLNEQQTFAMAVTTLLLAGVCGLALAALAGPVPLWIAAAGFPLALAYPWLKRIAAGDAAVFAAFGPLISAGAWSVMTGRFSWVPVLWAAPFGLLVIAVLHANNWRDEENDRSLGVLTVAGALGPEGSRRYFGVLVFGAFVLTAALIVVPRWVPALRTAAMPWTAGLVFAALPKALVLWRHARAAPRPTTLDGETAAFMLPFGVMNVVGLLLAAWF, from the coding sequence ATGAAGGGACGACCCGGATGGGTGATGCGGCTGTGGGTTGCCTGCCGGCCGTGGAGTGCGCCGATTTCGACGATCCCCGTGTTGCTGGGCGTGGCCGGCGCGGTGGTGGTGGCCGGGGCTCCGATGCGCTGGGGCCGGCTGGTGTTGACGCTGCTAGGTTCATGGTTCGCGCACGCCTCCGCGAACCTCTGGAGCGATCTGGCAGACTTCCGCCGCGGTCTTGACCGGGTCGCGCTGCCGGTCAGCGGCGCGCTGGTACGCGGCTGGCTGAACGAGCAGCAGACGTTTGCGATGGCGGTCACCACGCTGCTGCTGGCCGGCGTCTGCGGCCTCGCACTGGCGGCGCTGGCAGGGCCGGTGCCGCTGTGGATCGCGGCGGCGGGATTTCCTCTGGCGCTGGCCTACCCGTGGCTGAAACGCATTGCGGCGGGCGACGCGGCGGTGTTTGCGGCGTTCGGTCCGCTGATTTCCGCGGGCGCCTGGAGCGTGATGACCGGCCGATTTTCCTGGGTTCCCGTCCTCTGGGCGGCGCCGTTCGGCCTGCTGGTCATCGCAGTGCTACACGCGAACAACTGGCGGGACGAGGAGAATGACCGGTCACTCGGCGTGCTCACCGTCGCGGGTGCACTGGGGCCGGAGGGTTCTCGACGGTATTTCGGCGTGCTGGTCTTCGGAGCGTTCGTGTTGACGGCCGCGCTGATCGTGGTTCCCCGCTGGGTACCGGCACTGCGCACGGCGGCGATGCCGTGGACGGCCGGACTGGTGTTCGCGGCACTGCCGAAGGCACTCGTCCTGTGGCGGCACGCCCGCGCCGCACCGCGGCCCACGACGCTGGACGGGGAAACGGCGGCGTTCATGTTGCCCTTCGGCGTGATGAACGTGGTGGGGCTGCTTTTGGCGGCCTGGTTCTGA
- a CDS encoding glycoside hydrolase family 16 protein, producing the protein MNFARTNFGPTRRHVGVGAVVLAGIAAAVASTNAPRPSAPLPPGYTLEWHDEFDVPISSDRWSVFVPPDRQSWARASRQAVGHDGSNLVLSAIRDERDFLFGWVSSQAVYRRRYGYFEARLATPPARGWRAAFWLMSPTLGEPIDRPDAAGAEVQILSRITADLAERSFGHAVYWNAPEGFPYLTTNRDGVVRVVSNAPPPAGVGVLTPPPADHGGGGFHTYGLLWTQREYVFFVDGRESWRTGRGVAQVPLFICLALLPDPRGPNRPMRVETPAHMFCDYVRVYAPPTEETPTGR; encoded by the coding sequence ATGAACTTCGCACGGACGAACTTCGGGCCGACGCGACGCCACGTTGGAGTGGGCGCCGTTGTGCTCGCCGGCATCGCGGCCGCTGTGGCCAGCACCAATGCGCCGCGTCCCTCCGCTCCTCTGCCGCCGGGCTACACGCTGGAGTGGCACGACGAGTTCGATGTGCCGATCTCCTCCGACCGCTGGTCAGTGTTTGTCCCGCCCGACCGCCAGAGTTGGGCGAGGGCCTCGCGCCAGGCGGTGGGGCATGACGGCAGCAATCTGGTGCTCAGCGCGATTCGAGACGAGCGCGATTTCCTGTTCGGATGGGTGTCCAGTCAGGCCGTCTACCGCCGACGCTACGGCTATTTCGAAGCCCGACTCGCCACACCACCCGCGCGCGGGTGGCGCGCCGCATTCTGGCTGATGAGCCCGACACTCGGCGAGCCAATAGACCGCCCTGACGCGGCCGGCGCAGAGGTGCAGATCCTCAGCCGCATCACCGCCGACCTCGCCGAGCGCTCGTTTGGTCACGCGGTCTACTGGAACGCACCCGAGGGGTTCCCGTATCTGACCACGAACCGCGACGGCGTCGTGCGTGTCGTGTCCAATGCGCCGCCTCCCGCCGGCGTTGGTGTGTTGACGCCGCCCCCCGCAGACCATGGCGGCGGCGGATTCCACACCTACGGTCTTCTCTGGACCCAGCGGGAATACGTGTTCTTCGTGGACGGCCGCGAAAGCTGGCGCACCGGCCGCGGCGTCGCGCAGGTTCCGCTGTTCATCTGTCTGGCCCTACTGCCCGACCCGCGCGGTCCGAATCGCCCAATGCGGGTCGAAACGCCAGCGCACATGTTCTGCGACTACGTGCGAGTGTACGCGCCGCCCACCGAAGAAACGCCCACCGGCCGCTGA
- the rsmB gene encoding 16S rRNA (cytosine(967)-C(5))-methyltransferase RsmB encodes MAARMLARWLRSGAFPNRLLESVADRRPEVQELVFAAVRRRETLDWILRTHLKDRPAPPLRALLHIGLVQLFFMDRMPDHAAVHETVEAARELGLGWAVRLVNAVLRRAQRNRSEILLRLRRMPPSVRLSHPPLLVERWERELGALRAHRLCEWNNQPARVCVRLRPGAPPVEHYVAQLRERGCTAEPHPYAPDRFVELGHGIRPASLPLFQEGLIYLQDPSTTVAPELLAPQPGETVLDACAAPGGKTALLAERMNGRGRLIALELHEDRLDRLRENLQRLHLERVEIVRADAATWTPGPDQPAQFDAILLDAPCTNTGVIRRRPDARWTFSPERLERLCRLQAALLDALAPRVRGGGRLVYSTCSLEPEENNRQIVAFLGRRPDFVLVAERLLVPTDTATDGAYAALLVRRG; translated from the coding sequence GTGGCCGCGCGCATGCTCGCGCGATGGCTCCGCAGCGGGGCGTTCCCTAACCGACTGCTCGAGAGCGTCGCGGACCGCCGCCCGGAGGTGCAGGAGCTGGTGTTCGCCGCGGTGCGCCGGCGCGAAACGCTCGATTGGATCCTGCGCACGCACCTGAAGGATCGGCCCGCTCCGCCGCTGCGCGCGCTGCTGCACATCGGGCTGGTCCAGCTCTTTTTCATGGACCGCATGCCCGACCACGCGGCGGTGCACGAGACGGTGGAGGCCGCGCGCGAGCTGGGTCTGGGCTGGGCCGTGCGACTGGTCAACGCGGTGCTCCGCCGCGCGCAGCGGAACCGCAGCGAGATTTTGCTGCGGCTGCGCCGCATGCCACCCTCGGTGCGCTTGTCCCATCCGCCGTTGCTGGTGGAACGCTGGGAGCGGGAACTCGGCGCGCTGCGCGCGCACCGCCTCTGCGAGTGGAACAATCAGCCCGCGCGCGTGTGCGTGCGGCTGCGCCCCGGCGCCCCGCCCGTGGAGCACTACGTCGCGCAGCTGCGTGAGCGCGGCTGCACCGCCGAGCCGCACCCATATGCGCCGGACCGATTCGTCGAGCTCGGCCACGGGATTCGGCCGGCGTCGCTGCCGCTGTTTCAGGAGGGCCTTATCTACCTCCAGGATCCCTCCACCACCGTGGCGCCGGAACTGCTCGCACCGCAGCCGGGCGAAACGGTGCTCGACGCGTGCGCCGCCCCCGGCGGGAAGACCGCGCTGCTCGCGGAGCGGATGAACGGCCGCGGACGGCTGATCGCGCTCGAGCTGCACGAGGACCGTCTCGACCGGCTGCGCGAAAACCTGCAGCGCCTGCACCTTGAGCGCGTCGAGATCGTGCGCGCGGACGCGGCGACCTGGACCCCCGGCCCCGATCAGCCCGCGCAGTTCGACGCGATCCTGCTCGATGCCCCCTGTACGAACACCGGTGTGATCCGCCGCCGCCCCGACGCGCGCTGGACCTTCTCGCCGGAACGTCTGGAGCGTCTGTGCCGTCTGCAGGCCGCGCTGCTCGACGCGCTGGCACCGCGTGTGCGTGGCGGTGGCCGGCTCGTCTACAGCACCTGCAGCCTCGAGCCGGAAGAAAACAACCGGCAGATCGTCGCGTTCCTCGGCCGGCGGCCGGACTTCGTGCTCGTCGCGGAGCGGCTACTGGTGCCGACCGATACGGCGACCGACGGCGCATACGCCGCGTTGCTCGTCCGCCGCGGTTGA
- a CDS encoding type I restriction-modification system subunit M N-terminal domain-containing protein, which translates to MPPRRLKAERNGSASGATTGFEAELWRMADALRGAMDAADYKHVVLGLIFLKYISDAFEDY; encoded by the coding sequence ATGCCACCACGTCGTTTGAAAGCAGAGAGGAACGGCTCCGCGAGCGGTGCGACCACCGGATTCGAAGCGGAGCTCTGGCGCATGGCCGATGCGCTGCGCGGTGCGATGGACGCCGCCGACTACAAGCACGTCGTGCTCGGCCTCATCTTCCTCAAATACATTTCCGACGCATTTGAGGATTACC
- a CDS encoding Hpt domain-containing protein, with translation MTEPTPSAPELWAHEGIAYWRDLIPDIETRAAPFRVSEPATDAEIREIFCDHLAEQLGAARNACAAHDAEAVRALGHSLQGAGGTVGLAAVSVVGLELCSAARAGEWDRCSALLERLQQWLTAARRGPGP, from the coding sequence ATGACCGAGCCGACACCCTCCGCACCTGAGTTGTGGGCCCACGAAGGCATCGCGTATTGGCGAGATCTGATTCCGGATATTGAAACACGAGCGGCGCCATTTCGGGTCTCCGAGCCGGCGACCGACGCGGAGATCCGCGAGATTTTCTGTGATCATCTGGCCGAGCAGCTGGGCGCCGCTCGCAACGCCTGCGCCGCGCACGATGCGGAGGCGGTGCGTGCGCTCGGGCACTCGCTACAAGGGGCGGGCGGAACGGTTGGCCTGGCGGCAGTCTCGGTGGTGGGTCTGGAGCTGTGCAGCGCCGCTCGGGCGGGCGAGTGGGATCGCTGCAGCGCGCTGCTGGAGCGGTTGCAGCAGTGGCTGACCGCGGCGCGCCGCGGCCCAGGTCCGTGA
- the lhgO gene encoding L-2-hydroxyglutarate oxidase, giving the protein MSGVETFDVVVVGGGIVGLATAMALGEAGRRVLVLEKETELAAHQTGRNSGVIHSGLYYRPGSLKARLCAAGREAMFEFCARRGIPCERCGKIVVATDERDRARLDELERRGRANGLTGLRRLSPAEIRAIEPHAAGVDGLHVPQTGIVDFREVCRAMADEVRERGGAVRLGTPFLAARPESSGLIVHTPRERLYVRGLVNCAGLHSDRVARRCGVEPDVAIVPFRGEYYTIRPERRWLVRNLIYPVPDPRFPFLGVHFTRRITGEVEAGPNAVLAFRREGYRRSDVSLLDLAELATYGGFWRMAARHWRMGLDEFRRSLSRHRFAEALRRLVPEIRDDDLAPGGAGVRAQAVARDGSLVDDFRIVQAPRMVHVLNAPSPAATASIAIGRSIARYALENFG; this is encoded by the coding sequence ATGAGCGGAGTCGAAACGTTCGACGTGGTGGTGGTCGGCGGCGGCATCGTCGGCCTTGCGACCGCGATGGCGCTGGGGGAGGCCGGGCGCCGGGTGCTGGTGTTGGAAAAGGAAACGGAGCTTGCCGCGCACCAAACGGGGCGCAACAGCGGTGTGATCCATTCGGGCCTCTATTACCGGCCCGGTTCGCTGAAGGCGAGGCTGTGTGCGGCCGGGCGCGAGGCGATGTTCGAGTTCTGTGCACGGCGCGGCATTCCGTGCGAGCGGTGCGGCAAGATCGTCGTCGCGACTGACGAGCGCGACCGCGCCCGGCTGGACGAGCTGGAACGGCGCGGCCGGGCGAACGGCCTGACGGGTCTTCGGCGTCTGAGCCCTGCCGAGATCCGTGCGATCGAGCCGCACGCGGCCGGCGTGGATGGCCTCCATGTGCCGCAGACCGGGATCGTGGATTTCCGCGAGGTCTGCCGCGCGATGGCCGACGAAGTGCGCGAGCGCGGTGGCGCGGTGCGGTTGGGTACGCCGTTCCTCGCGGCGCGGCCGGAAAGCAGCGGACTGATCGTGCACACACCGCGGGAGCGGTTGTATGTGCGTGGCCTCGTGAACTGCGCGGGGCTGCACTCCGATCGCGTCGCACGGCGGTGCGGCGTGGAGCCGGACGTCGCGATCGTGCCGTTTCGGGGCGAGTACTACACGATCCGGCCGGAGCGCCGCTGGCTGGTTCGCAACCTGATCTATCCGGTGCCGGACCCGCGGTTCCCGTTTCTGGGCGTTCATTTCACCCGACGCATCACCGGCGAGGTCGAGGCGGGGCCGAACGCGGTGCTCGCGTTCCGGCGAGAGGGTTATCGGCGCAGCGACGTATCGCTGCTGGACCTGGCGGAGCTGGCCACGTATGGGGGGTTCTGGCGAATGGCCGCGCGGCACTGGCGCATGGGGCTGGACGAGTTCCGCCGCTCGCTCAGCCGCCACCGTTTTGCGGAGGCACTCCGGCGCCTGGTGCCCGAGATCCGGGACGATGACCTGGCGCCTGGGGGGGCGGGCGTCCGCGCGCAGGCGGTCGCGCGCGACGGCTCATTGGTGGATGACTTTCGCATCGTGCAAGCGCCCCGGATGGTCCACGTGCTGAACGCGCCCTCTCCGGCGGCGACCGCCTCGATCGCGATCGGTCGCAGCATTGCCCGCTATGCGCTGGAAAATTTCGGCTGA
- a CDS encoding response regulator yields MTGIATAVLAAAAFLAGWAAGCFRRRRELEQRSAELEKLRKEAEAATAEARRLAEEAQQANRAKSEFLANMSHEIRTPMNAIIGLTGLLEQTPLTSEQRDYVRTISASSESLLTLINDILDFSKIEAGKIGIHREPFDLVRMVEGVLDLLAGAASSKQLEMVAHVADELSTMVVGDEGRVRQVLINLVSNAVKFTERGEVVVTVRPAEGAAEGRIRFEVRDTGIGIPQEQRERLFRAFSQLDSSLTRRQGGTGLGLAISRRLVELMNGEIGVESEPGHGSTFWFEIPLSPAPDQERPAPLDLSVLRGLRVLIVDDNATNRLILERQVEVWGMRSETAVDGVEGLDRLIRAAEAGQPFQILLTDMMMPRMDGAELVRRMKEDPRLRDVRAVLMTSIGRSVVTDRIRDAGLAECLTKPVKRTVLAELLTRLATETPAPAAGPPPPPPRPRPRHGRLLVVEDNPVNRKVLLRQLERLGYRADAVADGMEALVVLRAVPYDAVLMDCQMPEMDGYEATRRIREMEARRREQVERMLPGISVGAPARTIIIAITAHAMQGDREKCIEAGMDDYIAKPVRPEELQAVLERWLGQPGGEPEHDRADTLRT; encoded by the coding sequence ATGACCGGAATCGCCACAGCTGTGCTTGCAGCGGCAGCCTTTCTGGCGGGATGGGCGGCCGGCTGTTTTCGCCGGCGACGCGAGCTGGAGCAGCGCAGCGCCGAACTGGAGAAGCTGCGGAAGGAGGCGGAGGCCGCGACCGCGGAGGCGCGCCGGCTCGCGGAGGAGGCGCAGCAGGCGAATCGTGCGAAGAGCGAATTCCTCGCGAACATGAGCCACGAGATCCGGACCCCGATGAACGCGATCATCGGGCTCACCGGCCTTTTGGAGCAGACGCCGCTGACCTCGGAGCAGCGAGACTATGTGCGCACGATCAGCGCCAGCAGCGAGTCGCTGCTGACCCTGATCAACGACATTCTCGATTTTTCGAAGATCGAGGCTGGTAAGATCGGCATCCACCGGGAACCGTTCGACCTGGTGCGGATGGTGGAGGGCGTGCTGGATTTGCTGGCCGGCGCAGCCTCCTCGAAGCAGCTCGAGATGGTGGCGCACGTCGCGGACGAACTGTCGACGATGGTGGTCGGCGACGAGGGGCGGGTGCGGCAGGTGCTGATCAACCTGGTCTCGAACGCGGTGAAGTTCACCGAGCGCGGCGAGGTGGTGGTGACGGTGCGGCCGGCGGAGGGCGCGGCGGAGGGGCGCATCCGGTTCGAGGTGCGCGACACCGGCATCGGCATCCCGCAGGAACAACGAGAGCGGTTGTTCCGCGCATTCTCGCAGCTGGACAGCTCGCTCACGCGCCGGCAGGGGGGCACAGGGCTGGGGCTGGCGATCTCGCGGCGGCTGGTGGAACTGATGAACGGCGAGATCGGCGTGGAAAGCGAACCGGGCCACGGCTCGACGTTTTGGTTCGAAATCCCGCTGTCCCCGGCGCCAGATCAGGAACGGCCAGCGCCGCTGGATCTCAGCGTGCTGCGGGGTCTGCGAGTGCTGATTGTGGACGACAACGCGACGAACCGGCTGATCCTGGAGCGCCAGGTCGAGGTCTGGGGTATGCGGTCAGAGACGGCGGTGGACGGGGTGGAGGGGCTGGACCGTCTGATCCGCGCGGCGGAGGCCGGCCAACCGTTTCAGATTCTGCTCACCGACATGATGATGCCGCGCATGGACGGCGCCGAGCTGGTACGGCGGATGAAGGAGGATCCGCGCCTTCGGGACGTACGGGCGGTGCTGATGACCTCGATTGGGCGGTCGGTGGTCACCGACCGCATCCGCGACGCGGGCCTGGCGGAATGCCTCACCAAGCCTGTGAAGCGAACGGTGCTGGCGGAGCTGCTGACGCGCCTGGCCACCGAAACGCCGGCGCCGGCCGCCGGACCACCCCCGCCACCGCCACGGCCGCGGCCGCGGCACGGCCGGTTGCTGGTGGTGGAAGACAACCCGGTGAACCGCAAGGTGCTGCTGCGGCAGCTCGAACGGCTCGGCTACCGGGCAGACGCGGTCGCGGACGGCATGGAGGCCCTGGTGGTGTTGCGGGCGGTGCCGTACGACGCGGTCTTGATGGACTGCCAGATGCCGGAGATGGATGGCTACGAGGCGACACGCCGGATCCGCGAAATGGAGGCGCGCCGGCGCGAGCAGGTCGAGCGAATGCTGCCCGGCATCAGCGTGGGCGCGCCGGCGCGAACGATCATCATCGCGATCACCGCCCACGCGATGCAGGGCGACCGGGAAAAATGCATTGAGGCGGGCATGGACGACTACATCGCCAAACCGGTTCGGCCGGAGGAGCTGCAGGCCGTGCTGGAGCGCTGGTTAGGTCAGCCCGGTGGGGAACCCGAACATGACCGAGCCGACACCCTCCGCACCTGA
- a CDS encoding HAD family hydrolase — translation MSATVPRPPSSAACAEVLQSVRHVVWDWNGTLFDDAWLCVEIMDRLLRRYGLPGLTPERYAATFDFPVRDYYRRLGFDFARTPFERVGAEFIEEYERRKLECRLRRGARAAITRLARRGIGQTVISAYREDTLRQLLRHFGLDRYMEAIVGAHDIYAAGKGERALEWFRAAGWRGCEVLVIGDTTHDAAIARAMGAQCRLVLAGHQSAARLAATGWPVVRTLRELGI, via the coding sequence GTGAGCGCCACGGTGCCCCGTCCGCCCTCCTCGGCCGCGTGTGCGGAAGTGCTGCAGAGTGTCCGGCATGTGGTGTGGGACTGGAACGGGACGCTGTTCGACGACGCGTGGCTGTGCGTGGAGATCATGGATCGCCTGCTGCGGCGCTACGGACTGCCCGGCCTCACGCCCGAGCGCTATGCCGCGACGTTTGATTTTCCGGTGCGCGACTACTATCGGCGGCTCGGCTTTGACTTTGCGCGCACGCCGTTTGAGCGCGTCGGCGCGGAGTTCATCGAGGAGTATGAGCGGCGGAAGTTGGAGTGCCGGCTGCGGCGCGGCGCGCGCGCGGCGATCACGCGGCTTGCGCGGCGCGGCATCGGGCAGACGGTGATTTCGGCCTATCGCGAGGACACGCTCCGCCAGCTGCTGCGACATTTTGGGCTGGATCGGTACATGGAGGCGATTGTCGGTGCCCATGACATCTACGCGGCCGGCAAGGGCGAGCGGGCGCTCGAGTGGTTTCGAGCGGCCGGTTGGCGGGGGTGCGAGGTGCTGGTGATTGGCGACACGACGCACGACGCGGCGATCGCGCGGGCGATGGGTGCACAATGCCGGCTGGTTTTGGCGGGGCATCAGAGCGCGGCACGGCTGGCGGCGACCGGCTGGCCGGTGGTGCGGACGCTGCGCGAGCTCGGCATCTGA
- a CDS encoding DUF1549 and DUF1553 domain-containing protein: MVTLQTANVFAAFAFVAGSVLAAEGPSEVFDGGPARPRGRIDELVWARLTELKILPARDCSDSVFVRRAYLDIIGTLPTEPEVSRFLRDPAPDRRAKLIDALLEREEFADYWAMKWCDLLRVKAEFPVNLWPNGVQAYHRWIRDSIRQNLPYDRFARALLTSSGSNFRDPPVNFYRAAQGGDPVAVAQSVALTFMGVRPDRLPPRTLAGLAAFFTKVEFKGTGEWKESILVFNPARTCTNPAVAPAPVFPDGSPARIAPGQDPRVVFADWLVRAENPWFARAIANRVWAWLLGRGIVHEPDDFRQDNPPSNPALLEYLSRRLAELNWDLKGLMREILNSQTYQFSPIPAAEHPQAAAQFAYYPMRRLEAEVLMDALCMITGTTEEYQSPIPEPFTWVPRNVRTIQLADGSITSPFLEMFGRPPRDTGLESERSNRITPDQRLHLLNSTHIRRKIEQGPKLAPIYAMVNNQPAEMVRRIYLTILSREPTPAERQRIEAYARSGAARGRELAVDLVWALINSSEFLYRH; this comes from the coding sequence ATGGTGACACTGCAAACCGCCAACGTGTTCGCGGCCTTCGCGTTCGTGGCCGGCTCAGTGCTCGCCGCGGAGGGGCCGTCGGAGGTGTTTGACGGCGGGCCGGCCCGCCCGCGGGGGCGGATTGACGAGCTGGTGTGGGCGCGGCTGACGGAGCTGAAGATCCTGCCCGCCCGCGATTGTTCGGACAGCGTCTTTGTTCGCCGGGCGTACCTGGACATCATCGGGACGCTGCCGACCGAGCCGGAGGTGAGCAGGTTCCTGCGCGACCCTGCGCCCGACCGGCGGGCGAAGCTGATTGACGCGCTGCTGGAGCGCGAGGAGTTCGCTGACTATTGGGCGATGAAGTGGTGCGACCTGCTGCGCGTAAAGGCGGAGTTTCCGGTGAACCTCTGGCCGAACGGGGTGCAGGCGTACCACCGCTGGATCAGGGATTCAATTCGTCAGAACCTCCCCTATGATCGGTTCGCCCGCGCGCTGCTGACCAGCAGCGGCAGCAACTTCCGCGATCCGCCGGTGAACTTCTACCGCGCCGCGCAGGGAGGCGACCCCGTCGCGGTCGCGCAGTCGGTCGCGCTGACCTTCATGGGGGTGCGGCCGGACCGGCTGCCGCCGAGGACGCTGGCGGGCCTCGCCGCGTTTTTCACCAAGGTCGAGTTCAAGGGCACCGGCGAATGGAAGGAGTCGATCCTCGTCTTCAACCCTGCCCGGACGTGCACGAACCCGGCGGTCGCGCCCGCGCCGGTGTTCCCTGACGGGTCGCCCGCGCGCATCGCCCCAGGCCAGGATCCGCGCGTGGTGTTTGCGGACTGGCTCGTTCGGGCTGAGAACCCATGGTTTGCACGTGCGATCGCGAACCGCGTGTGGGCCTGGCTGCTTGGGCGCGGCATCGTGCACGAGCCGGACGATTTCCGCCAGGACAACCCGCCGTCCAACCCTGCGCTGCTGGAGTACCTCTCGCGGCGGCTTGCCGAGCTGAACTGGGACCTCAAGGGGCTGATGCGCGAGATTCTCAACTCGCAGACCTATCAGTTCTCCCCCATCCCCGCCGCCGAGCACCCGCAGGCGGCCGCGCAGTTCGCGTACTATCCGATGCGGCGGCTGGAAGCGGAGGTGTTGATGGACGCGCTGTGTATGATCACGGGCACCACCGAGGAGTACCAGAGCCCGATTCCGGAACCATTCACCTGGGTCCCCCGCAACGTTCGGACAATCCAACTGGCGGACGGGAGCATCACGAGCCCGTTTCTGGAGATGTTCGGCCGGCCGCCGCGTGACACGGGGCTGGAGTCTGAGCGCAGCAACCGCATCACCCCCGACCAGCGGTTGCATCTGCTCAACTCCACGCACATTCGCCGCAAGATCGAGCAGGGGCCGAAACTGGCGCCGATTTATGCGATGGTGAACAATCAGCCCGCGGAGATGGTCCGCCGAATCTACCTGACAATCCTCTCCCGCGAACCGACGCCGGCGGAGCGCCAGCGGATCGAGGCATATGCACGCTCCGGCGCCGCCCGCGGTCGCGAGCTGGCGGTGGATCTGGTATGGGCGCTCATCAACAGCTCGGAGTTTCTCTACCGGCACTGA